In a single window of the Ruminococcus albus 7 = DSM 20455 genome:
- a CDS encoding DUF5104 domain-containing protein produces MYKIKLMIVLVLSCTFLYSCTSDISSIHDESEELKIAESSLAERFNPLTDYKKYGKQMDDFAEDVANGFINKDYEMIKQNFCQRSLDTYDLDTDINNVFEKIGSDILSYGEINHTFGGKTFGGGNVSRLTGSVEIDDVKTEDNSYVIHINCVMKYDDDNSEIGIQNINITPSDWKAREDPEHEYFWDIGEVYDSWNW; encoded by the coding sequence ATGTACAAAATAAAACTTATGATAGTGCTTGTTTTATCATGTACGTTTCTTTATTCTTGTACATCTGATATTAGCAGTATCCATGATGAGTCAGAAGAACTTAAAATCGCAGAAAGTTCTTTGGCTGAAAGATTCAACCCTCTTACCGATTATAAAAAATATGGAAAACAGATGGATGATTTTGCAGAAGATGTTGCGAATGGCTTTATAAACAAAGACTACGAAATGATAAAACAGAATTTCTGTCAGAGATCCCTTGATACTTACGATCTGGATACGGATATAAATAATGTTTTTGAAAAGATCGGTTCTGATATATTATCATATGGAGAAATTAATCATACATTTGGAGGGAAAACATTCGGCGGTGGAAATGTCAGCAGATTGACGGGTTCGGTTGAGATCGATGATGTTAAAACTGAAGATAATTCATATGTGATACATATAAACTGTGTAATGAAGTACGATGATGACAATTCAGAGATTGGTATACAAAATATCAACATAACTCCAAGTGATTGGAAGGCTCGTGAAGATCCGGAGCATGAGTATTTTTGGGATATCGGCGAGGTATATGACAGTTGGAATTGGTGA
- a CDS encoding DUF5104 domain-containing protein codes for MKIKIALSILTIIILCFSSCGNVYENLHSDIENQSIESNEESNYTEDNNIGNDLKTRKITHGYKRVIDEYAEKAMACFVSKDTEGLLSLFSDMSNENYSLGDEIDRAYDFLGGDIISFGEIESHTGGSTFGGGHTSRQTGTSYIYEVKTDKDEFEIFIGCVIINDDDISQVGIQNIKIKNSSFDINDPDKEENMVSIGEFLGSWYG; via the coding sequence ATGAAGATCAAAATAGCGTTAAGTATTTTGACTATAATAATACTTTGTTTTTCATCATGTGGTAATGTGTATGAGAATTTACATTCTGATATCGAAAATCAGAGCATTGAGTCCAATGAAGAAAGCAACTATACTGAAGATAATAATATCGGTAATGATCTTAAAACTCGAAAGATAACACATGGCTATAAACGTGTGATCGATGAATATGCTGAAAAAGCAATGGCGTGTTTTGTTAGTAAAGATACAGAAGGTTTATTATCGTTGTTTTCAGATATGTCCAATGAAAACTATTCTCTTGGTGATGAAATAGATAGAGCCTATGATTTTCTGGGTGGAGATATAATTTCTTTTGGTGAAATAGAATCGCATACGGGAGGATCGACTTTTGGCGGCGGACATACGAGCCGACAGACAGGTACATCATATATATACGAAGTGAAAACGGATAAAGATGAATTTGAGATTTTTATTGGTTGTGTAATAATCAATGACGATGACATATCTCAGGTTGGTATCCAGAATATAAAAATCAAGAATTCAAGCTTTGATATTAATGATCCTGATAAAGAAGAAAATATGGTATCGATTGGCGAATTTTTAGGCAGTTGGTATGGTTAA
- a CDS encoding leucine-rich repeat domain-containing protein: MNNKKITAGLLALTFVFGGAAVPDMAVNSSTVISASAERTEEFRYGDFYYTVLEDGTIGITGYMGRDTVVEIPEEINDEYVTAICDDAFHGRKIEKIIIPDGVEIIGEQAFADCNGLVDIDLPDSVTSIGVYAFFDCDNLENITLSNNLKTIGEGAFIDCEALKEIVIPDRVVSIGKAAFLGCSSLESITLSKKLKTVDERVFGFCSSLKSIVIPDKVTSLKSSAFEYCTELKSVVLSENLKSIESNIFCGCTSLKDITIPDKVTELGNGVFGNCTALQGAVIPSSVVEIGSHVFDKYDYENDCYKPLPKLKITVHKKSEAMNYALDNGIKFRVTDAQGRGYYPSLLSMEYDLNSRRFRMFWTRVSDAEEYGVAVKIAGKWKVQAYTDSNEYMSPSLYRGHKYEIVICAKINGKWDTYDIDRRSFVLTAR, encoded by the coding sequence ATGAATAACAAGAAAATCACGGCGGGTCTGCTGGCGCTGACATTCGTATTTGGCGGTGCAGCTGTACCTGATATGGCAGTTAACAGCAGTACAGTTATATCTGCAAGTGCGGAAAGAACTGAGGAATTCAGATACGGTGATTTTTATTACACTGTGCTTGAAGATGGTACTATCGGTATAACAGGATACATGGGTCGTGATACTGTGGTCGAGATACCGGAGGAGATAAATGATGAATATGTTACTGCCATTTGTGATGATGCATTTCATGGCAGAAAAATCGAAAAAATAATTATACCCGATGGTGTGGAGATCATAGGAGAACAAGCATTTGCTGATTGCAATGGTCTTGTAGATATCGATCTGCCTGACAGCGTGACATCCATTGGTGTTTATGCCTTTTTTGACTGCGATAATCTTGAAAATATAACTTTATCGAATAACTTGAAAACTATCGGTGAGGGTGCATTCATCGATTGTGAAGCTTTGAAAGAGATCGTTATACCTGACAGAGTTGTTTCTATTGGAAAAGCAGCTTTTCTGGGTTGTTCATCTCTTGAAAGCATAACTTTATCAAAAAAACTAAAGACTGTCGATGAAAGAGTATTCGGATTTTGCTCGTCATTGAAATCGATAGTTATACCTGACAAAGTTACTTCTTTGAAATCATCGGCATTTGAATATTGTACAGAATTAAAGAGTGTTGTTTTATCAGAAAATTTAAAGTCTATCGAAAGCAATATCTTTTGCGGATGCACAAGTCTTAAAGATATAACTATACCGGATAAAGTAACTGAATTGGGTAATGGTGTGTTTGGAAACTGTACAGCACTTCAAGGTGCAGTTATACCTTCAAGTGTAGTTGAAATAGGAAGCCATGTATTTGATAAATACGATTACGAGAATGATTGCTATAAGCCGTTGCCGAAACTTAAAATTACTGTTCACAAAAAATCTGAGGCGATGAATTATGCTCTGGATAACGGCATTAAATTCAGGGTCACTGATGCCCAGGGAAGGGGCTATTATCCAAGTCTGTTATCAATGGAGTATGATCTGAATTCACGCCGATTCCGTATGTTCTGGACAAGAGTTTCTGATGCTGAAGAGTACGGCGTTGCTGTAAAGATCGCAGGCAAGTGGAAAGTTCAGGCTTATACCGATTCTAATGAGTATATGTCGCCAAGTCTGTATCGCGGTCATAAGTATGAGATAGTTATATGTGCCAAAATCAACGGTAAATGGGATACCTATGATATCGACAGAAGATCATTTGTCCTTACTGCCAGATAA